The following are encoded in a window of Chlamydiota bacterium genomic DNA:
- the ankX_3 gene encoding Phosphocholine transferase AnkX: MKKIMVCSLGILVVIAFSACAMKKMSHEQISGSAALIRAAWKGHVDRVKLLLDNDVNVDLQDPWGDTALMIAACNGSVEIVRMLLEKGANADLQDNYGNTALRIAAKNGRVAMVRMLLAKGVNIDLQDLYDQTALMEAAKNGHIDIVRMLLAKDADDELQDEFGNTALIRAAQQGYVDIVKLLIARGVYINASDNNEITALMHALGNGHSEIVRMLEKEKS; the protein is encoded by the coding sequence ATGAAAAAAATAATGGTATGTAGTTTAGGTATTTTGGTTGTGATTGCATTTTCTGCTTGTGCAATGAAGAAAATGAGTCATGAACAAATAAGTGGAAGTGCTGCGCTTATACGTGCAGCTTGGAAAGGTCATGTAGATAGAGTGAAACTTCTTCTTGATAATGATGTGAATGTTGATCTGCAGGATCCATGGGGTGACACAGCGCTAATGATTGCAGCTTGTAATGGAAGTGTTGAAATAGTGAGAATGCTTCTTGAAAAAGGTGCGAATGCTGACCTGCAGGATAACTATGGAAATACTGCGCTTAGGATTGCAGCTAAGAATGGTCGTGTAGCTATGGTGAGAATGCTTCTTGCTAAGGGTGTGAATATAGATCTTCAGGATTTATATGACCAAACTGCACTGATGGAAGCAGCTAAGAATGGTCATATAGACATTGTGAGAATGCTGTTAGCTAAGGATGCTGACGATGAACTGCAGGATGAATTTGGAAATACTGCGCTTATTAGAGCAGCACAACAAGGGTATGTTGATATTGTCAAATTATTGATTGCACGTGGAGTGTACATTAATGCTAGCGATAATAATGAAATAACAGCTCTTATGCATGCTCTAGGTAATGGCCATAGTGAGATTGTCCGTATGCTTGAAAAAGAGAAATCATAA